The genomic DNA GCTGTGCTTGGTCGCCAGCGGAAGCCTCGAGATCCTGGGGCCATCCTCAACCGAACAGACGGGAACCCCAGCATCGCCCGGGAGCCTGCAAACTGGCGATCTGCTCGGGGCGCATCAGGTTCTCGACCGCTTGCCATTCCCCTACGCCTGCCGCGCCAGCGCCCCGGCCGAGGTGTATCTGTGGCGTCACAACCTGCTGCGCGCCTTCCTGGAGGCGCACCCCGGGCTGGAGGCCGAGCTGCTCTTTGCCGGGAGGGTCGAGGATCGAGCGCGCCGGTTGTCGATCGGCTGGCTGCGGGCGGACGAGCGGGCCTTGGCTACCGAGCGTCGCCATCCCTATGCCTTCTGGCGCTCCCTGGTTCTGCCCATGACGCTCTTACTGTCGCTGGTTTTCGTCCTGGCGGTCGCCCTCGGGCTTGAGGCGGCCTGGGCTGGCTGGGGAACCGCAGCCCTGGCGCTGCTGGTGATCGGCTCGATCGTGTGGAAGTGGTTCGACTGGCGCAATGACTCGTATGTTCTGACCAACCAACGGATTGTTTGGATGGAGAAGGTGGTGGCCCTGTATGACAGCCGGGTGGAAGCCCCGCTGCACACGATCCTCTCGCTCAATACCCATTCAACCGTGGCGGGCCGCTGGTTTGGGTTCGGCGACCTGGTCATCCGCACCTACACCGGGCAGGTAACGCTGCCGTCCGTCGCCCATCCGGAACTGTTGGCACTGATGCTCGAGGATGGCTGGCGCCGGCAGCGAGAGCAACAGCTACAACTCGAGCGCCAGGCAATGGCCCGCAGCCTGCAGACGCGGGCCGAGGCCCAATCGAGCCCGGCTCCGGCGCCCGGGTTGATCTCGGGAGCGGCAACGCAGCGGGCGGCACACGCCGTCGGCCTCGATCGCTGGTCACTGGAGATGCGCTTCGTTGATGGTGACGTGATCACCTACCGCAAGCACTGGGCCGGCCTGCTGCGGGACCTGTTGTGGCCCGGGACGCTGTTGGTGCTCAGCCTGGGGCTGGTCGGGCTAAGCCTGGCCGGCGCCTGGGCCTTTCTGCCGGCAGGCCTCACCTTCCTCGGCCTGGGCGGACTGGTGATCGCCGCGCTGGGGTGGGGATTGTATGAGTTCGCCGATTGGACAAACGAGGTCTACCAGATCAGCTCGACCCACATCCTGTCGATCCACAAGAAGCCGCTCGGCGACGAAGAGCGCCAGGTGGCGGCCCTCGACAACATCCTGGGCACGGAGGTCGATCGCAAGGGCCTGCTCGGCCAGTTGCTGAATTTCGGCAACGTCGTCGCCAATGTCGGTTCGACCCAGCTGACGTTCGAAGGCGTGTTCCATCCAGTGGGTGCCCAGCAGGACATCGTGCGCGCCCAGGAAGCGCTGATACAACGCAAACGCGGCCTGGAGCTTGGACAACGCCGGGACGAAATGGTAGAATTGATGCACCTGTACGACCAACGCAAGTCCTCCCGTCCCTATGCGGCGGAAGCCGAAGAGCCTCGACAAGATGCCGATTCGTGAGATCATCACTTCGCCAGCCCCTGTGCTGCGCACCCGCGCCCACACGGTCCGTGAGGTCACGCCGGAGATCCGGCAGCTGCTGGAGGACATGGTCGAGACCATGCGGGCTGCGCCGGGGGTCGGGCTGGCCGCACCGCAGGTCGGCGTCAGTCAACGGCTGATCGTCGTTGAATACGCCGACGAGGACGAAACCCAGGGCGAGATCCCGCAAGTGCCGAAGCTGCACCTCATGGTCAATCCCGAAATCGTCCGCCGCTCCTCCGAGAGCGTCGCCGGCGTCGAGGGCTGCCTGTCGATCCCCGGCTACCTCGGGACCGTCTATCGGGCGGAGGCCGTGACCGTCAAGGGGCTGAACCGCCAGGGTCAACCGATGCGGGTCAAGGCAACGGGCTGGCTGGCACGCATCTTCCAGCACGAGATCGATCATCTGGACGGCATCCTGTACATCGACCGCGCAAGCGAGGTTTGGCGGCCGGAGCCGCAGGAGGCGGCTGCCGCCGCCGTTCCGGTGTAGGCCGGCTCGCCTTCCGGGCCACGCCGGATCACCCGGCTAGAATCCTCCGCGCATGCAACTCCGCCACCTCTCGCTCACCAACTTCCGCAACTTCGCCCGCCTAGAAACCAGCCTCTCTCCCGGCGCTACCCTGATCGTCGGAGCCAATGCCCAGGGCAAGACCAGCTTGCTCGAGGCGATCGGCTATCTGGCCACGGCCAGCTCTGTCCACGCCAGCAGCGACCGCCAGCTGATCAACTTCCTCAGCCTGCAGGAGTCAGCCCCGTTCTTTCGCTTGTCGGCCGAGGTCCAGCGCGGAGATCGCCTGCAGCGGATCGAGATCCGCCTGATCGCCAGCCGCAGCGCCGACGGTGAGGAAGGCCGTCTGCAGAAGGAGATCTTGATCAACGGAATCCGGCGGCGCCCGGCGGACTTGACCACGGGTTTGAATGCCGTCCTCTTCCAGCCGCATGACCTGGTGATCGTGGAAGGAGCCCCTTCCGAGCGTCGCCGCTATCTGGACAACGCCATCTCGCAGGCGGATTCGGAGTATGCCGTCAGTCATCATGAATATGCCCGGGTGGTCACACAGCGTAACGCCTTGCTGCGCCAACTCCAGGAAAGCCGCCGCGGCCTCGACCAGCTCGACTTCTGGGATGAGCAGCTGGCGGACCTGGGTTCCATCTTGATGCGCGGTCGCAGCCTGGCCCTGGCGGAAATCGAACGCTTGGCGGCGCCGCTGTTTTCTGAACTCACCCGCAGCCAGGAAGCGCTCGGCCTCCAGTATCTGCCGAGCACCTCCAGCCTGGCGCCGGCCGCCGGCCAACTTGACCTGCCCTTGAAGTCGCTGCCGTCCTCGCCTTCCGCCGTCTCGCGCCCCACGCTTCGAGCCTCGCTGCTGGAGGCCGTCCAGCGCCAGCGCTCAGAAGAGGTTGCCCGAGGCATGACCCTGTTCGGCCCACACCGTGACGAGCTCCGCATCACCTCCAACGGACTGGACCTGCGCATGTACGGCTCGCGCGGCCAGAACCGAAC from Anaerolineales bacterium includes the following:
- the def gene encoding peptide deformylase encodes the protein MPIREIITSPAPVLRTRAHTVREVTPEIRQLLEDMVETMRAAPGVGLAAPQVGVSQRLIVVEYADEDETQGEIPQVPKLHLMVNPEIVRRSSESVAGVEGCLSIPGYLGTVYRAEAVTVKGLNRQGQPMRVKATGWLARIFQHEIDHLDGILYIDRASEVWRPEPQEAAAAAVPV
- a CDS encoding cyclic nucleotide-binding domain-containing protein; translation: MAAPQAVHLLRTLPLLRSLSEQELQSVAGSLRVRHLSPGELLFDVGAPAEALCLVASGSLEILGPSSTEQTGTPASPGSLQTGDLLGAHQVLDRLPFPYACRASAPAEVYLWRHNLLRAFLEAHPGLEAELLFAGRVEDRARRLSIGWLRADERALATERRHPYAFWRSLVLPMTLLLSLVFVLAVALGLEAAWAGWGTAALALLVIGSIVWKWFDWRNDSYVLTNQRIVWMEKVVALYDSRVEAPLHTILSLNTHSTVAGRWFGFGDLVIRTYTGQVTLPSVAHPELLALMLEDGWRRQREQQLQLERQAMARSLQTRAEAQSSPAPAPGLISGAATQRAAHAVGLDRWSLEMRFVDGDVITYRKHWAGLLRDLLWPGTLLVLSLGLVGLSLAGAWAFLPAGLTFLGLGGLVIAALGWGLYEFADWTNEVYQISSTHILSIHKKPLGDEERQVAALDNILGTEVDRKGLLGQLLNFGNVVANVGSTQLTFEGVFHPVGAQQDIVRAQEALIQRKRGLELGQRRDEMVELMHLYDQRKSSRPYAAEAEEPRQDADS
- the recF gene encoding DNA replication and repair protein RecF (All proteins in this family for which functions are known are DNA-binding proteins that assist the filamentation of RecA onto DNA for the initiation of recombination or recombinational repair.), producing the protein MQLRHLSLTNFRNFARLETSLSPGATLIVGANAQGKTSLLEAIGYLATASSVHASSDRQLINFLSLQESAPFFRLSAEVQRGDRLQRIEIRLIASRSADGEEGRLQKEILINGIRRRPADLTTGLNAVLFQPHDLVIVEGAPSERRRYLDNAISQADSEYAVSHHEYARVVTQRNALLRQLQESRRGLDQLDFWDEQLADLGSILMRGRSLALAEIERLAAPLFSELTRSQEALGLQYLPSTSSLAPAAGQLDLPLKSLPSSPSAVSRPTLRASLLEAVQRQRSEEVARGMTLFGPHRDELRITSNGLDLRMYGSRGQNRT